A DNA window from Arachis duranensis cultivar V14167 chromosome 3, aradu.V14167.gnm2.J7QH, whole genome shotgun sequence contains the following coding sequences:
- the LOC107477173 gene encoding protein S-acyltransferase 11: MASSSSSSSSSSSLPEEQHVTTVSENYETTCWGCGLRLSLPTCTSVFKCGWCGALTNPNKQKNVTKGCWWRRLWERCIVSFVFVFMLFIIFGAVWAVLPIVFSFSFFSGIFHSTISAILSIATISFFSLVAFHGAGSPPNILWGSYPTVGRNELENYTFCYYCSKPKSPRTHHCRTCGKCILDMDHHCPFIGNCVGADNHRCFIAFLISALAGTSYASIMSIYAMSHIWQMPSLTYSFENLDGPIGLFPQSRRIVEIMITALSSLLFQSSRGVILVYIIIASVSVQIGLSILLCQQLYYIYEGETYLGHLNLQAHSIEAKKDCQNLVRFFGFPYSVKRFLPNSLLPQKIHVK, from the exons atggcttcttcttcttcttcttcctcctcttcttcttctttacccGAG GAGCAGCATGTGACTACAGTTTCTGAGAATTATGAAACAACATGCTGGGGTTGTGGACTGCGCCTTTCGCTTCCTACTTGTACATCTGTTTTCAAATGTGGCTGGTGTGGAGCTTTAACAAATCCAAACAAGCAGAAAAATGTCACTAAGGGCTGTTGGTGGAGACGGCTGTGGGAACGGTGCATCGTTTCATTTGTCTTTGTGTTTATGCTCTTTATAATAT TTGGTGCAGTGTGGGCAGTCCTTCCCATTGTTTTTTCTTTCAGTTTCTTTTCTGGGATTTTTCACTCTACCATTTCAGCAATCTTGTCCATAGCCACCATTTCTTTCTTCAGCCTCGTTGCATTTCACGGTGCTGGATCGCCTCCAAACATATTATGGGGAAGTTACCCAACTGTAGGTAGAAATGAACTGGAAAATTACACTTTCTGTTACTACTGCTCGAAACCTAAGTCACCGAGAACCCATCACTGTCGAACATGTGGAAAATGTATACTCGACATGGATCACCACTGCCCATTT ATTGGGAACTGTGTTGGTGCAGATAACCACCGCTGCTTCATCGCCTTCCTCATCTCCGCTTTGGCCGGAACCTCCTATGCTTCTATAATGTCCATATATGCAATGTCCCATATATGGCAAATGCCATCACTGACATACTCTTTTGAAAACTTGGATGGGCCTATAGGCCTATTTCCTCAATCGAGACGTATCGTCGAAATTATGATTACTGCACTGAGTTCTCTTCTATTCCAATCCTCAAGGGGTGTTATTCTTGTTTACATAATCATTGCAAGTGTTTCAGTGCAGATAGGACTGAGTATTCTTCTGTGTCAGCAACTGTATTATATTTATGAAGGGGAAACTTACTTGGGTCATCTCAACTTGCAAGCTCATAGCATAGAGGCAAAGAAGGATTGCCAAAATCTTGTTAGATTTTTTGGTTTCCCATATTCTGTAAAAAGATTTTTGCCAAACTCTCTGCTTCCTCAGAAGATACATGTTAAGTGA
- the LOC107477177 gene encoding large ribosomal RNA subunit accumulation protein YCED homolog 2, chloroplastic encodes MAKASNLVSPRIFNSVFNPCHQSNTIRLHSQLNSHNNSNNAIASTKRNDNFHSPLIGKNTSRATRRRLITISPGDGRYHGDWTSNYHVSLQELQLQDLIEDDNDQHKDAQVFIKLNIQKHASFGLSVDGRVMTSFTRKCGTCCSPYCQQIDANFNVWVLMANRDNRKMQLPEIGGDPSVIYVRPGSEVNLDSLVQDAIRLNSTVKDTCSELCEKSEGTILFSSGQGQAYVDKKWFSRLLELKKKKANS; translated from the exons ATGGCCAAAGCTTCAAATTTGGTGTCTCCAAGGATCTTCAATTCAGTTTTCAATCCATGCCACCAATCCAACACCATTAGGTTGCACTCTCAGTTGAACTCTCACAATAATTCCAACAATGCCATTGCCTCTACCAAAAGAAATGATAACTTTCACTCTCCATTg ATTGGCAAGAACACAAGCAGGGCGACTCGTCGCCGGCTGATCACGATATCACCAGGTGACGGCAGATATCATGGGGATTGGACAAGCAACTACCATGTATCATTGCAAGAACTGCAGTTACAGGATTTGATTGAAGATGATAATGATCAACACAAGGATGCACAAGTATTCATCAAACTCAACATCCAAAAG CATGCTAGCTTTGGCTTATCAGTGGATGGAAGAGTTATGACATCATTCACTAGAAAGTGTGGCACCTGTTGTTCTCCATATTGCCAACAG ATTGACGCAAACTTTAACGTATGGGTTCTCATGGCAAATAGAGATAACCGCAAGATGCAACTACCCGAAATTGGTGGTGATCCTTCT GTGATATATGTCAGACCAGGATCTGAGGTTAATTTGGATTCTCTTGTACAAGATGCTATCAGGCTAAACTCCACAGTAAAG GATACTTGCTCCGAGTTGTGCGAGAAATCTGAGGGTACAATACTAT TTTCAAGTGGACAAGGTCAGGCCTATGTTGATAAAAAGTGGTTTTCTAGATTACTGGAactgaagaaaaagaaagcaaactCATGA